The following are encoded together in the Buchnera aphidicola (Acyrthosiphon lactucae) genome:
- a CDS encoding 3-deoxy-7-phosphoheptulonate synthase, which yields MKKTDELRTIRIDPLITPSELAKQYAITSEIMDTVIATRQNIARIMTGQDLRLLVVIGPCSVHDPIAAVEYAHRLYELRIKYKDRLEIIMRTYFEKPRTVVGWKGLISDPDLNGTFRVNHGLALARKLLLDINSLGMPAATEFLDMVIGQFIADLISWGAIGARTTESQIHREMASALSCPVGFKNGTDGNIRIAIDAIRAAKVRHLFLAPNKDGQMTINHTSGNPYGHIIMRGGRSPNYHSDDINLAVKSLREFNLLEHLMIDFSHGNCLKEYLRQKNVSNSVAYQISHGCKAIFGVMIESFLEEGFQPVIKNKPLIYGKSITDACLNWKDSTLIIKQLADAVDARF from the coding sequence ATGAAAAAAACAGATGAACTACGTACAATACGAATTGATCCATTAATAACTCCATCTGAATTAGCAAAGCAATATGCAATTACTTCAGAGATCATGGATACTGTTATTGCAACAAGACAAAATATTGCGCGTATTATGACTGGACAAGATTTGCGACTACTTGTTGTGATAGGTCCATGTTCAGTTCATGATCCGATCGCTGCAGTAGAATATGCACATCGATTATATGAATTGCGAATAAAATATAAAGATCGCCTTGAAATTATAATGCGTACATATTTTGAAAAACCAAGAACAGTTGTTGGATGGAAAGGATTGATTTCAGACCCAGATTTAAATGGAACTTTTCGAGTTAATCATGGATTGGCTTTAGCGCGTAAATTATTACTAGATATAAATTCATTAGGTATGCCTGCAGCAACTGAATTTCTTGATATGGTTATAGGGCAATTTATCGCAGATTTAATTAGTTGGGGTGCTATTGGGGCAAGAACAACTGAAAGTCAAATACATAGAGAAATGGCATCTGCTCTTTCTTGTCCAGTAGGTTTTAAAAATGGTACCGATGGTAATATACGAATTGCAATTGATGCTATTCGTGCAGCAAAAGTACGCCATTTATTTTTAGCACCTAATAAAGATGGGCAAATGACGATTAATCATACTAGTGGTAATCCATACGGGCATATAATTATGAGAGGTGGTCGTTCTCCTAATTATCATTCTGATGATATTAATTTAGCAGTAAAAAGTTTACGTGAGTTTAATTTATTAGAACATTTAATGATTGATTTTAGTCACGGCAATTGTTTAAAAGAATATCTTCGTCAAAAAAATGTTTCTAATTCTGTTGCATATCAAATTTCTCATGGTTGTAAAGCTATTTTTGGTGTTATGATTGAAAGTTTTTTAGAAGAAGGTTTCCAACCAGTAATTAAGAATAAACCATTAATATATGGTAAATCAATTACTGATGCTTGTTTAAATTGGAAAGATAGTACTTTAATTATTAAACAATTAGCAGATGCTGTAGATGCTCGTTTTTAA
- a CDS encoding HesB/IscA family protein produces MNKNIVNTYLTKKSIYKNITITEDAMKQILFLINLNTDNIGIRLSIKKSGCAGFRYTMNLVKSSEFKKEKNEKEISFFYKNILVYIFSKDIPFLEGVKIDFITSNINKIFKFYNAKLDKFCGCGESFSINLK; encoded by the coding sequence ATGAATAAAAATATAGTTAATACTTATTTAACAAAAAAAAGTATATATAAAAATATTACAATAACTGAAGATGCTATGAAACAAATTTTATTTCTCATTAATTTAAATACTGATAATATAGGAATAAGATTAAGTATAAAAAAATCAGGATGTGCAGGATTTCGTTATACTATGAATTTAGTAAAATCTTCAGAATTTAAAAAGGAAAAAAATGAAAAAGAAATTAGTTTTTTTTATAAAAACATTCTGGTATATATATTTTCTAAAGACATACCATTTTTAGAAGGAGTTAAAATAGATTTCATAACAAGTAATATTAATAAAATATTTAAATTTTATAATGCTAAATTAGATAAATTTTGCGGTTGTGGTGAAAGTTTTTCGATTAATTTAAAATAG
- the rplT gene encoding 50S ribosomal protein L20 — translation MARVKRGVIAHARHKKILKQAKGYYGARSRIYRVACQAVIKAGQYAYRDRRQRKRQFRQLWISRINAAVRQSKISYSNFIFGLKKASINIDRKILSDIAVSDVFSFNALVKKAKEALL, via the coding sequence ATGGCTCGTGTAAAACGTGGAGTAATTGCCCACGCTCGTCATAAAAAAATCTTAAAGCAAGCAAAAGGTTACTATGGGGCTCGTTCACGTATTTATAGAGTTGCTTGTCAAGCAGTAATTAAAGCTGGTCAATATGCTTATCGTGATAGAAGACAACGAAAACGACAATTTCGTCAATTGTGGATTTCGCGTATTAATGCTGCTGTTCGTCAAAGTAAAATATCTTATAGTAATTTTATTTTTGGTTTAAAAAAAGCGTCGATTAATATTGATCGAAAAATATTATCTGATATTGCTGTATCTGATGTATTTTCATTTAATGCATTAGTAAAAAAAGCAAAAGAAGCTTTACTGTAA
- the rpmI gene encoding 50S ribosomal protein L35 translates to MPKIKTLKSAAKRFKKTASGKFKRKQANLRHILTKKTTTKKRHLRPKILVSKGDIDKVKSFLPYA, encoded by the coding sequence ATGCCAAAAATTAAAACTTTAAAAAGTGCAGCTAAACGTTTTAAAAAAACTGCATCTGGTAAATTTAAACGTAAACAAGCAAATTTACGTCATATTTTAACAAAAAAAACAACAACTAAGAAACGTCATCTTCGTCCTAAGATTCTAGTATCTAAAGGAGATATAGATAAAGTTAAATCTTTTTTACCATATGCGTAA
- the infC gene encoding translation initiation factor IF-3: MKGGKRIQLTRPNRINNEIRAIKVRLTGIEGDQIGIVNLREALEKSEELGLDLVEISPNAEPPVCRIMDYGKFLYEKSKSSKEQKKKQKVIQIKEIKFRPGTDESDYQVKLRNLIRFLEDGDKAKITLRFRGREMAHQKIGVDVLNRVKNDLFELATVESFPSKIEGRQMIMILAPKKK; the protein is encoded by the coding sequence ATTAAAGGTGGAAAAAGAATTCAATTAACACGTCCTAATCGAATTAATAATGAGATACGTGCTATTAAAGTTCGTCTTACAGGAATTGAAGGCGACCAAATTGGTATAGTTAATTTACGTGAAGCTTTAGAAAAATCTGAGGAATTAGGATTAGATTTAGTTGAAATTAGTCCAAATGCCGAACCTCCTGTTTGTCGTATTATGGATTATGGAAAGTTTCTTTATGAAAAAAGTAAATCTTCCAAGGAACAGAAAAAAAAACAAAAAGTAATTCAGATAAAAGAAATAAAATTTCGGCCAGGAACTGATGAAAGCGATTATCAAGTTAAATTACGTAATTTAATACGTTTTTTGGAAGATGGTGATAAAGCTAAAATTACTTTAAGATTTAGAGGTCGAGAAATGGCACATCAAAAAATTGGTGTTGATGTGTTAAATAGAGTGAAAAATGATTTATTTGAGTTAGCAACTGTAGAATCTTTTCCATCTAAAATTGAAGGTCGACAAATGATAATGATTTTAGCACCAAAAAAGAAATAG
- a CDS encoding integration host factor subunit alpha has protein sequence MVLTKAEISENLFEKLQLTKKDSKKFVEFFFEEVKKSLEKGEDVKLSGFGNFQIKNKKARPGRNPRTGEIFLITARRVVTFKASQKLKNKIDNYLIKKK, from the coding sequence ATGGTGCTTACAAAAGCGGAAATTTCAGAAAATTTATTTGAGAAATTACAGTTAACTAAAAAAGATTCAAAAAAATTTGTAGAATTTTTTTTTGAAGAAGTTAAAAAATCTTTGGAAAAAGGAGAAGATGTTAAATTATCTGGATTTGGAAATTTTCAAATCAAGAATAAAAAAGCTCGTCCCGGTAGAAATCCTAGAACAGGAGAAATTTTTCTTATAACAGCTAGACGAGTAGTTACTTTTAAAGCTAGTCAAAAACTTAAAAATAAAATTGATAATTATTTAATAAAAAAAAAATAA
- the pheS gene encoding phenylalanine--tRNA ligase subunit alpha, which translates to MLNLNQLFENIKTDLKNSKKIEELDEIRIKYLGKKGIFTSYIKNLKNFSFEEKKKYSIIINKKKQEIISLIHQKKQKLTELILEKRIKEETIDVSLPGRRTEYGSLHPITHTINYIKNFFLMLGFQSVNGLEIEDEYHNFDALNISKNHPARDSHDTFWFNDNRLLRTQTSSMQIRIMKKEKPPIRFIFPGKVYRNDYDTTHTPMFHQIEGLIVDENINFSNLKWIIYKFLYHFFGKKVSIKFRPSYFPFTVLSAEVDIINNNGKPLEILGCGMVHPEVLKNVNIDSKRYSACAFGIGIERIIMLRYGISDIRYFFENDMRFLNQFKYN; encoded by the coding sequence ATGTTAAATTTAAATCAATTGTTTGAAAATATTAAAACAGATCTAAAAAATTCAAAAAAAATAGAAGAATTAGATGAAATTCGTATTAAATACTTAGGTAAAAAAGGCATTTTCACTTCTTATATAAAAAACTTAAAAAATTTTTCTTTTGAAGAAAAAAAGAAATACAGCATTATTATAAATAAAAAAAAACAAGAGATCATTAGCCTAATTCATCAAAAAAAACAAAAATTAACTGAACTTATTTTAGAAAAACGTATTAAAGAAGAAACTATTGATGTTTCTTTACCTGGACGTCGTACTGAATATGGTAGTTTACATCCTATAACACATACTATTAATTACATAAAAAATTTTTTTTTAATGTTAGGTTTTCAATCAGTAAATGGTCTTGAAATAGAAGATGAATATCATAACTTTGATGCTTTAAACATTTCTAAAAATCATCCTGCTCGAGATAGTCATGATACTTTCTGGTTCAATGATAATCGATTATTAAGAACTCAAACTTCAAGTATGCAAATTCGTATTATGAAAAAAGAAAAACCTCCAATTAGATTTATTTTTCCTGGTAAAGTGTATCGAAATGATTACGATACTACACATACACCTATGTTTCATCAAATTGAAGGTTTAATAGTTGATGAGAATATTAATTTTTCTAATTTAAAATGGATTATATATAAATTTTTATATCATTTTTTTGGAAAAAAGGTTTCTATTAAATTTCGTCCATCATATTTTCCTTTTACTGTTCTTTCTGCAGAAGTAGATATTATTAATAATAATGGAAAACCTTTAGAAATATTAGGATGTGGAATGGTACATCCTGAGGTTTTAAAAAATGTTAATATTGATTCAAAAAGATATTCTGCTTGTGCTTTTGGAATAGGTATTGAAAGAATTATAATGTTACGCTATGGAATATCTGATATTCGATATTTTTTTGAAAACGATATGAGATTTTTAAATCAATTTAAATATAATTAG
- the tyrS gene encoding tyrosine--tRNA ligase translates to MSEFNLITRLRDRGLISHIANEESLSKLMKKNSISLYCGFDPTDESLHIGHLLPLITLKRFQIAGHTPIILIGGATSLIGDPSFKEKERIFNTNNNINKWTEKISKQISQFLDFNSNKNSALLLNNNMWFNKMNILSFLRDVGKYFSINTMINRAAVKKRIIRPDQGISFTEFSYNLLQAYDFFILNKKYQVDLQIGGADQWGNISSGMHLIHRRSKKEVHGLTVPLLIQSNGTKFGKTELGTIWLDANKTSPYKFYQFWMNIEDSNVYYFLKLFTFIKVSEINEREQKKHINNQIINDKSFLAKNITRLVHGKENLLAVERITEFLFLKNINHIQESDLKQLKKDGIPFINVDHIKDLQEALVLTSLAQSRTQAKNMIISNSISINTQKIRKNHIFNRQDKLFGKFTLLSRGKKNHSLLCW, encoded by the coding sequence ATGAGTGAATTTAATTTAATTACAAGATTGCGTGATAGAGGTCTAATATCTCATATTGCAAACGAAGAAAGTTTAAGTAAACTCATGAAAAAAAACTCTATTTCTCTTTATTGCGGTTTTGATCCTACAGATGAAAGTCTTCATATAGGTCACCTTTTACCTTTGATTACTTTAAAAAGATTTCAAATAGCAGGCCATACTCCTATAATATTAATAGGAGGAGCTACAAGCTTAATCGGGGATCCTAGTTTTAAAGAAAAAGAACGTATTTTTAATACTAACAATAATATTAATAAATGGACAGAAAAAATTAGCAAACAAATTTCTCAGTTTTTAGATTTTAATTCTAATAAAAACAGTGCGTTATTATTAAATAATAATATGTGGTTTAATAAGATGAACATCTTATCGTTTTTACGAGATGTCGGAAAATATTTTTCAATTAATACGATGATTAATCGCGCAGCAGTTAAAAAACGGATCATCAGACCAGATCAAGGAATTTCATTTACAGAATTTTCTTATAATTTATTACAAGCATATGATTTTTTTATTTTAAATAAAAAATATCAAGTAGATCTCCAAATTGGCGGAGCTGATCAATGGGGTAATATTTCTTCAGGAATGCATTTAATACATCGCAGATCCAAGAAAGAAGTACATGGTTTGACTGTTCCTCTTTTGATTCAATCTAATGGAACTAAATTTGGAAAAACAGAATTAGGAACTATATGGTTAGATGCAAATAAAACTAGTCCTTATAAATTTTATCAGTTTTGGATGAATATAGAAGATTCTAATGTATATTACTTTTTAAAGCTTTTTACTTTTATTAAAGTATCAGAAATTAATGAAAGAGAACAAAAAAAACACATTAACAATCAAATTATTAATGACAAGTCTTTTCTGGCAAAAAATATTACTCGTTTAGTACATGGAAAAGAAAATTTATTAGCAGTAGAAAGGATTACAGAATTTCTGTTTTTAAAAAATATCAATCATATTCAAGAATCTGATTTAAAGCAATTAAAAAAAGATGGTATACCGTTTATTAACGTCGATCATATAAAAGATTTACAAGAAGCATTAGTATTAACTTCATTAGCACAATCTCGAACTCAGGCTAAAAATATGATAATTTCTAATTCTATATCTATCAATACTCAGAAAATAAGAAAAAATCATATTTTTAATAGACAAGATAAATTATTTGGAAAGTTTACTTTATTATCTAGAGGAAAAAAAAATCATTCTTTATTATGCTGGTAG
- the pheT gene encoding phenylalanine--tRNA ligase subunit beta: protein MKFSEKWLREWIDPKVNSNTLHEQISSAGIEVEDIENFESKFNGVVVGQIIQCFFHSQSQNLKILKVDIGKKKLLNIVCGASNCFNGMKVAVATIGATLPKNIKINQRVLKGELSEGMLCSFFELGIFVNDNKIIEFPQETLIGTNVNDYLSLNDNIIKVSVTSNRPDGLSLLGLSRNIAAINNLKISPLIYKSAPVVIQEKIDINVHAKKKCINFLGRIIKDININVETPFWMKKKLFFSDVLSENIITNIINYVLIEVGQPLNALNSDNINGSIIVRMAKDKENIFLNNNIKISLNENILVFSDTNKILSLPGNINSNIVDVNKNTKNIFLSSFLIDRKSISYIIKKMNFNKVLEYYNYGIDPSLQNYAIEYATDLIIKICGGMSGPIIGEKNNLDIYKKNTIRLYHQKLNKIIGFFIDIITISNILYSLDYQLNFQKNFWDVIPPSWRFDILIEEDVISDILRIYGYNNISLTPLKEFLNYRKENTLIDSLLKKSAIILINQGYYEVINYGFVDPKIQSLIFPNKKTLLLSNPISQDMSCMRLSLWPGLLKNISYNKNRQQQSIRIFESGLCFSVDKTEKLGVKQEIFLAAAISGNYIKENWYHKIRKMDFYDLKGDLESILELLCKLNHIEFRHEIISGLHPKQSASIYFKNHLIGSIGAIDPRLEKKLNVNSATFLFEISLNNFLDIEPFKIREISKFPTIRRDIAILISEDIVVNNVIKKCKQFFINQKVEINLFDIYFCKEFHNKKKSLGISFIFQNEQRTLKDDEINLMINDCIGVLEEKFQAVLRK, encoded by the coding sequence ATGAAATTTAGTGAAAAATGGTTACGCGAATGGATAGATCCAAAAGTTAATAGTAATACTTTACATGAACAAATTTCTAGTGCTGGTATTGAAGTAGAAGATATCGAGAATTTTGAATCTAAATTTAATGGTGTTGTAGTTGGTCAAATTATTCAATGTTTTTTTCATTCTCAATCTCAAAATTTAAAAATATTAAAAGTAGATATAGGCAAAAAAAAATTATTAAACATTGTCTGTGGAGCATCTAATTGTTTTAATGGTATGAAAGTTGCAGTAGCTACTATTGGTGCTACTTTACCAAAAAATATTAAAATTAATCAAAGAGTTTTAAAAGGAGAATTATCTGAAGGGATGTTATGTTCTTTTTTTGAATTAGGTATTTTTGTTAATGATAATAAAATTATTGAATTTCCTCAAGAAACATTGATAGGTACTAATGTTAATGATTATTTATCATTAAATGATAATATTATTAAAGTTTCTGTCACGTCAAATCGTCCAGATGGTTTAAGTCTTTTAGGTTTATCTCGGAATATAGCAGCTATAAATAATTTAAAAATTTCACCTTTAATATATAAATCAGCTCCTGTAGTTATTCAAGAAAAAATTGATATTAATGTTCATGCTAAAAAAAAATGTATAAATTTTTTAGGAAGAATTATAAAAGATATTAATATAAATGTTGAAACTCCTTTTTGGATGAAAAAAAAATTGTTTTTTTCTGATGTTTTATCAGAAAATATTATAACAAATATTATTAATTATGTATTAATTGAAGTTGGACAACCATTAAATGCATTAAATTCAGATAATATTAATGGTTCTATTATAGTTCGTATGGCAAAAGATAAAGAGAATATATTTTTAAATAATAATATAAAGATAAGTTTAAATGAAAATATATTAGTTTTTTCTGATACTAATAAAATATTATCTCTTCCTGGAAACATTAATTCTAATATTGTTGATGTAAATAAAAATACTAAAAATATTTTTTTAAGTTCATTTTTAATTGATAGAAAATCTATTTCTTATATTATTAAAAAAATGAATTTTAATAAAGTATTAGAATATTATAATTATGGTATTGATCCATCTCTTCAAAATTATGCTATTGAATATGCAACTGATTTAATTATCAAAATATGTGGAGGTATGTCTGGTCCAATTATTGGTGAAAAAAATAATTTAGATATATATAAAAAAAATACGATAAGATTGTATCATCAAAAATTAAATAAAATAATAGGTTTTTTTATTGATATAATCACTATTTCAAACATTTTGTATAGTCTTGATTATCAGTTGAATTTTCAAAAAAATTTCTGGGATGTTATTCCTCCTAGTTGGCGATTTGATATACTAATCGAGGAAGATGTAATTAGTGATATACTACGAATATATGGATACAATAATATTAGCTTAACTCCATTAAAAGAATTTTTAAATTATAGGAAAGAAAATACATTAATAGATTCTTTATTAAAAAAATCTGCCATCATATTAATTAATCAAGGTTATTATGAAGTTATAAATTATGGTTTTGTTGATCCTAAAATACAAAGTTTAATTTTTCCGAATAAAAAAACTTTATTACTATCCAATCCTATTTCTCAAGATATGTCATGTATGCGTTTATCTTTGTGGCCTGGTTTACTTAAAAATATTTCTTATAATAAAAATCGTCAGCAGCAAAGTATCCGTATTTTTGAAAGTGGACTTTGTTTTTCAGTAGATAAAACAGAAAAACTTGGTGTTAAACAAGAAATTTTTTTAGCAGCAGCAATCAGTGGTAATTATATTAAAGAAAATTGGTATCATAAAATCAGAAAAATGGATTTTTATGATTTAAAAGGTGATTTAGAATCTATATTAGAATTATTATGTAAATTAAATCATATAGAGTTTCGACATGAAATAATATCTGGATTACATCCAAAACAAAGTGCTTCTATATATTTTAAAAATCATTTAATTGGTAGTATTGGTGCAATTGATCCAAGATTAGAAAAAAAATTAAATGTAAATAGTGCTACATTTTTATTTGAAATATCATTAAATAATTTTTTAGACATTGAACCATTTAAAATTAGAGAGATTTCAAAATTTCCTACTATTCGACGTGATATTGCAATATTAATATCAGAAGATATTGTAGTTAATAATGTGATTAAGAAATGTAAACAATTTTTTATTAATCAAAAAGTAGAAATTAATCTATTTGATATCTACTTTTGTAAAGAATTTCATAATAAGAAAAAAAGTTTAGGTATTAGTTTTATTTTTCAAAATGAACAAAGAACTTTAAAAGATGATGAAATTAATTTAATGATTAATGATTGCATAGGAGTATTAGAAGAAAAATTTCAAGCTGTTTTAAGGAAATAA
- the thrS gene encoding threonine--tRNA ligase, with the protein MPVIRFCDGSQQVYEHSVSLIDIIKNKKPSIMKSLFAISVNSHFSNLNTLIKKDSFIEFIQEKDNKILNIIRYSCVQLLSYAVKNIWPISKIATSNIIENGFYCDIDCERKISGEDLILLENNMKILVKKEYVISNKLVSYSEAREIFKKSSEKYKLSLIDKKNNFKNKVSLYYHENYVDIDIGMQVFNIKFCKYFKLQKIGGVYWENNKKNKMLQRIYGTAWSNKKELDKHLNYLNELEKRDHRKIGKFLELYHMQEESPGMIFWHNQGWIIFNELQNFVRLKLKEYQYKEVKTPLLLDKIIWQKSGHWDNYKHAIFTTLSEHREYCIKPMNCPGHVQIFNSKLTSYRDLPIRMAEFGSCHRNEPSGSLHGLMRVRNFTQDDAHIFCTKEQVRSEINDCIKMIYDLYSTFNFKKILVKLSTRPEKRIGTDSLWNESEKDLSDMLLENHLSFEYQSGEGAFYGPKIEFILQDSLDRNWQCGTIQLDFYLPLRLNSFYVDEHNERKVPVIIHRAILGSIERFIGILIEECSGSLPTWLSPIQVVIISINDISSDYVKKLFKKFSDMNIRVESDLRNEKIGFKIREHTLRRIPYILICGEKEISSKKISVRNRNGHNFGMVDIDFFIQKLQEEIITRNFYQMEE; encoded by the coding sequence ATGCCTGTAATAAGATTTTGTGATGGAAGTCAGCAGGTGTACGAGCATTCTGTTTCATTGATAGACATTATTAAAAATAAAAAACCTAGTATTATGAAATCTCTTTTCGCAATTTCTGTTAATAGTCACTTTTCAAATTTAAATACTTTAATAAAAAAAGATTCTTTTATAGAATTTATTCAGGAAAAAGATAATAAAATATTAAATATTATTCGATATTCTTGCGTTCAACTTTTAAGTTATGCTGTAAAAAATATATGGCCAATTTCAAAAATTGCAACAAGCAATATTATAGAAAACGGTTTTTATTGTGATATAGATTGTGAAAGAAAAATTTCAGGAGAAGATCTAATTTTATTAGAAAATAATATGAAAATTCTTGTAAAAAAAGAATATGTTATTTCAAATAAACTCGTTTCTTATTCTGAAGCAAGAGAAATATTTAAAAAATCTTCTGAAAAATATAAACTTTCTTTAATTGATAAAAAAAATAATTTTAAAAACAAAGTTTCTTTGTATTATCATGAAAATTATGTGGATATTGATATAGGAATGCAAGTTTTTAATATAAAATTTTGTAAATATTTTAAATTACAGAAAATTGGAGGTGTTTACTGGGAGAATAACAAAAAAAATAAAATGTTACAACGTATTTACGGTACTGCTTGGTCTAATAAAAAAGAATTAGATAAACATCTCAACTATTTAAATGAACTAGAAAAAAGAGATCATAGAAAAATTGGGAAATTTCTTGAATTGTATCATATGCAAGAAGAATCTCCAGGTATGATTTTCTGGCATAATCAAGGCTGGATTATTTTTAATGAATTACAAAATTTTGTACGTTTAAAACTAAAAGAATATCAATATAAAGAAGTTAAAACACCATTATTGTTAGATAAAATAATATGGCAGAAAAGTGGACACTGGGATAATTATAAGCATGCTATTTTTACTACATTATCAGAACATCGAGAATATTGTATTAAACCAATGAATTGTCCTGGACATGTACAAATTTTTAATAGCAAATTAACATCTTATCGCGATTTACCTATTCGTATGGCAGAATTTGGTAGTTGTCATCGTAATGAACCTTCAGGTTCTCTACATGGTTTAATGCGAGTACGTAATTTTACTCAAGATGACGCCCATATATTTTGTACTAAAGAACAAGTACGTTCTGAAATTAATGATTGTATTAAAATGATATATGATTTGTATAGTACATTTAATTTTAAAAAAATATTAGTTAAATTGTCTACTCGTCCAGAAAAACGTATTGGTACTGATTCTTTGTGGAATGAATCAGAAAAAGATTTATCTGATATGTTGTTAGAAAATCATTTATCATTTGAATATCAATCAGGAGAAGGTGCTTTCTATGGACCTAAAATTGAATTTATTTTGCAAGATTCTTTAGATCGCAATTGGCAATGTGGAACAATTCAACTTGATTTTTATTTGCCATTACGTTTAAATTCGTTTTATGTTGATGAACATAATGAACGCAAAGTACCTGTAATTATTCATCGTGCTATATTAGGTTCTATAGAACGATTTATTGGTATATTAATTGAAGAGTGTTCAGGTAGTTTACCAACATGGTTGTCTCCTATACAAGTAGTAATAATTAGCATTAATGATATTAGTTCAGATTATGTTAAAAAATTATTTAAAAAATTTTCTGATATGAATATCCGTGTAGAATCTGATTTAAGAAATGAAAAAATAGGTTTTAAAATTCGAGAACATACACTGCGTCGAATTCCCTATATATTAATTTGTGGTGAGAAAGAAATTAGTTCTAAAAAAATATCCGTTCGAAATAGAAATGGTCATAATTTTGGAATGGTTGATATTGATTTTTTTATTCAAAAGTTACAAGAAGAAATTATTACTCGTAACTTTTATCAAATGGAGGAATGA
- the ydiK gene encoding AI-2E family transporter YdiK, with product MQNPTEKMDLSQSILSLIFIVSMGVISFLVIHPFILGFSWASMIVIATWPLMLKIQKFLGGKRSLAVLMMIIILLLLFIIPVFFLVNSLIATSIPLIHWLGSNTLEFPELLWLQDIPLIGKKIFISYQKLLDSDGGELIREVKPYMGRTTEFFIIQVKNCGLFVIHLLLMLFFSALLYWNGEKISSAIRHFAMQLSKKNGEAIILLATQAVRAVALGVAVTAFIQALLSGIGLLISGVPYWALLMIIIFFSCLIQLGPLPILIPSIMWLYWNNNTTWGTILLIWSCLVFILDHILRPFFIRIGADLPILLTLSGVIGGLLAFGIIGLFVGPVVLVIFYRLIISWMYGVSIASFLENTSLK from the coding sequence ATGCAAAATCCAACAGAGAAAATGGATTTATCGCAATCTATTTTGTCACTGATATTTATTGTGTCTATGGGTGTAATCAGTTTTTTAGTCATTCATCCATTTATATTAGGATTTTCTTGGGCTAGTATGATTGTAATTGCCACTTGGCCTCTTATGTTAAAAATACAAAAATTTTTAGGTGGAAAACGTTCGCTTGCTGTATTAATGATGATCATAATTTTACTTCTTTTATTTATAATTCCAGTATTTTTTTTAGTGAATAGCTTAATTGCAACAAGCATACCTCTAATTCATTGGTTAGGTTCAAATACCTTGGAATTTCCAGAATTATTATGGTTACAAGATATTCCTCTTATTGGTAAAAAAATATTTATTAGTTATCAAAAATTATTAGATAGTGATGGAGGTGAATTAATTCGTGAAGTAAAGCCTTATATGGGACGTACAACTGAATTTTTTATAATCCAAGTTAAAAATTGTGGATTATTTGTTATACATTTATTACTGATGTTATTTTTTAGTGCTTTATTATATTGGAATGGTGAAAAAATTAGCAGTGCTATCCGTCATTTTGCAATGCAACTTAGCAAAAAAAATGGTGAAGCTATTATTTTACTAGCTACTCAAGCAGTTAGAGCTGTTGCATTAGGTGTTGCAGTAACAGCTTTTATTCAAGCTCTATTATCTGGTATAGGATTATTAATTTCTGGTGTTCCTTATTGGGCGTTATTGATGATAATAATTTTTTTTTCATGTTTAATACAATTAGGACCATTACCTATTTTAATACCTTCAATTATGTGGCTTTATTGGAATAATAATACTACTTGGGGTACAATATTGTTAATTTGGAGTTGTCTTGTATTTATACTTGATCATATACTTAGACCATTTTTCATACGTATAGGAGCTGATTTACCGATTTTATTAACTTTATCCGGAGTCATTGGTGGTTTATTAGCTTTTGGCATTATTGGTTTATTTGTTGGTCCAGTGGTATTAGTAATATTTTATCGTTTAATCATATCATGGATGTATGGAGTTTCAATTGCATCTTTTTTAGAAAATACATCGTTAAAATAG